Below is a genomic region from Halobacterium sp. CBA1132.
GGCGTCGCGAAGTACCACGGCTTCCAGTCCCGCCTCGCGAACGCGAGCAAGCCGGAACTCGCGCCGGATGGCGGCAGCGAGGCGCAGAGCGACGAGGCGTCCGACGAATGAGCGGGGAGAGCGACGGCACGGTGGTGCGCCGCGACCGCTTCAGCGGCGGCCCCGCGCGGTCGTTCCTCTCCTCGATGAGCGCCGACGACCGCATCTTCGCGGCCGACCTCGCCGTCGACCGCGCGCACGTCGTGATGCTGGCCGAACGGGGCATCGTCGACGACGGCGAGGCCGCGACGATTCTCTCGGCGCTCGACAGCGTCGAGGACGCGGGCTTCGACGCGCTGCCGGACGGCGAAGACGTTCACGAAGCCATCGAGACGGCGGTCGTCGAGCGCGTCGGGCGCGTCGGCGGGAAGATGCACACGGCGCGCTCGCGCAACGACGAGGTGGCGACGTGCATCCGGTGTCGCCTCCGCGAGGACTTGCTGGCCGCGCTGGACGGCGTGCTGGCGCTCCGCACGGCGCTGGCGGAGGTCGCCGAGGCCGAAGCGGAGACGGTGATGCCGGGGTACACGCACCTCCAGCCCGCGCAGCCGACGACGGTCGCGCACTGGGCGCTCTCCTACGAGGGGGCGCTCGCGCGCGACACCGGCCGGCTGCTGGACGCGTTCGGCCGCGCGAACGAGTCGCCGCTCGGCGCGGCGGCGTTCGCGGGCACGACGTTCGATGTGGACCGCGAGCGCACCGCTGACTTGCTCGGGTTCGACGGCGTCGTGGCGAACTCGATGGACGCGTCCGCGAGCCGCGACTTCCTCTTGGAGGCGGTGGCGGCGCTGTCCTCGGTCGCGGTGACGTGCTCGGGGCTCGCGGAGGACGTCGTGCTGTTCGCGAACCGCGGGTTCGTGGAGCTGAGCGACGACTACTCCTCGACGTCTTCGATCATGCCCCAGAAGAAGAACCCGGACACGCTGGAGTTGGTGCGCGCGACCGCGGGCGACGCGGTGGGCGCGTACACGAGCCTCGCGACGACGCTGAAGGGGCTGCCGCGGGCGTACAACCGCGACCTCCAGCGTGCGACGCCGCACGCGTGGCAGGCCGTCGACGACGTGACCGACGCCGTCGAGGTGGCCGCGGGCGCGGTCGCGACGGCGGAGTGGCCCGCCGAGGAGCTGGAAGCGGCGGCGGGCGAGGGGTTCTCGACGGCGACGGGCGTGGCGGACGCGCTCGCGGCGGCGGGGATGCCGTTCCGCACGGCGCACGAAATCGTCGCGCTGGCGGCCGAACACACCGAAGACGCCGACGCGGCGAACTCGGTCCCGGAGAGTCACACGGGCGACGGCGTCAGCGCCGTCGCCGGCGAGCACAGCGCGGACCTCGTCGCGGTGGACGCGGCGGCCCGCGAGGTGACCGGAGAGCCGTTGTCGGAACTGGCGGACCCGGAGGTCGTGGCGGCGGCGCTGGACCCCGTGACGAACGTCGCGCAGCGCGACTCGACTGGCGGCCCGGCGCCCGAAGCTCTGCGGGACGCCCTCGACGACGTGCAGGAGGGGATAGCGGCGGACGAAGCCGCGGTCACGGACCGCGAGGCGGCGCTGGTCGCGGCGGCCGACGACCTCGCTACGGAGGTGGCGGCGTATGAGTGAGGCGGCGGTCGGCGCGGGTCGCGGACAGCCGACGGCCGCGTCGGCGGCAGTGCGACGAGAGCGACCGCCCCTTCGTGGGCAAATAGACAACATACTTACTACGTATTTGGTTTCGACTGGTCGCTCGATTCCGGCGCCTTCGCGCCGTTAGCTACTTCTCCCGTTCGTAAAAGAAGTTTGACAAGTCCGATTAGCTTAAGTGCTATCAGTGAGAACGTGGGAGTGCTATGAGCACATGTCCCGAATGCGGGTCCGACGTGGCCCTGCACGACGACCTCGAAGTCGGCGAAATCGTCGACTGCGACACCTGTGGCACCGAACTGGAAGTCGTCGACACCGCCCCGCCGGTCCTCGATCGAGCGCCCGAGCTCTCCGAGGACTGGGGGGAGTAAGTTGCGCGTCGGCATCCTGTACTCCCGGATTCGCAAAGACGAGAAGCTCCTCCTCGGGGAGCTTCGCGAGCGCGGCCACGACGTCGAGAAGATCGACGTCCGCAAGCACGGGTTCGGCCTCGACGGCACGGACGCCGCCATCGCGGACTGCGACGTCGTGGTGGACCGCTGTCTGGCGACCAGCCGCAGCAAGTACGCCACGGAGTTCTGCCGGCACTACGACGTCCCCGTCGTGAACAGCCCCGAAACCGCGGCCGTCTGCGCGGACAAAGTGCGGACGAGCCTCGCGCTGGACGACGCGGGACTCCCCACGCCCGACACCACGGTCGCGTTCACCACGGACAGCGCCCTCGAAGCCATCGAGGCGTACGGCTACCCGTGCGTCCTCAAGCCCGTCGTGGGCTCCTGGGGGCGCCTGATGGCAAAAATCGACTCGCGGAACGCCGCGGAGGCGGTCCTCGAACACAAGGCGACGCTCGGCCACTACGAGCACAAGGTGTTCTACATCCAGGACTTCGTCGAGAAGCCGGGCCGCGACATCCGCGTGCTCGCGACCGACGGCGAGCCCGTCGCCGCGATGACGCGCTCGGGCGACCACTGGCTGACGAACGCCGCGAAGGGCGCGCAGACAGACTCCTTCGAGGTCGACGAGGAGGTCGCCGAACTCGTCGAAGCCGCCAGCGACGCGGTCGGCGGCGGCCTGCTGGGCGTGGACCTGATGGAGCGCGGGGCGCGCAGCGCCCCGGAAGGAGCGACCGGCGACGACGAGGAGCCGGGAGCAGGCTACACCGTCCACGAGGTCAACCACACCGTCGAGTTCAAGGCGCTGAACGAGGCCAGCGACGTCGACGTGCCCGCGACAGTCGTCGACTGGCTGGAGGACCGCGCCGCGGCGGAAGTGGAGGTGACGCCTTGATGGCCGAGGGCACGACCGCCACCGTCGTCGGCGGGAGCGGGTTCGCGGGCGGCGAACTCCTGCGGTTGCTCGCCGGCCACCCCGAGTTCGAGGTGGCGCAGGCGACCAGCCGCGAGTACGCGAACAAGACCGTCGGGAGCGTCCACCCGAACCTCCGCGACCTCGACCTGCGGTTCACGCCGCCGACGGACCTCGACTCCGTCGACGTGCTGTTCGCGGCGGCGCCCCACGGCGTCGCGATGGACCACCTCGACGAGTGGCAGGCCGCCGCGGACACCGTCGTCGACCTGAGCGCGGACTTCCGCTTGGAGAGCGAAGCGCAGTACGAGGAGTGGTACGACGGCCACAGCGCGCCCGAACACCTCGACGACGCTGTGTACGCGCTCCCGGAACTCAGCCGGGGCGACCTGCCGGGCGCGGACCTGATTGCGGGCGGCGGCTGCAACGCCACCGCGACGATTCTCGGCCTCCGCCCGCTACAGGAGGCCGGCCTCCTCGACGGCGCGCACGTCGTCGTGGACGTGAAAGTCGGGTCCTCGGAGGGCGGCGCGGGCGGCGGTCCCGCCTCCTCGCATCCCGAGCGCTCGGGCGTCGTGCGCCCGTACGCGCCGACGGGGCACCGCCACGAGGCCGAAATCGAGCAGGAGCTCGGACTCTCCGTCTCCTTCACCGCGCACGCCGTGGACATGGTCCGCGGCGCGAGCGCGACCTGCCACGTGTTCCCCGCGAACGGAGTGAGCGGGGGCTCGGAAGACTCGTCTTCCGGTGTCTCCACGGGCGACCTCTGGAGCGCGTACCGCGGGACGTACGAGAACGAGCCGTTTGTCGACATCGTCGCGGGCGGCAGCGGCGTCTACCGCTACCCCGAGCCGAAGGCCGTCGCCGGCACGAACGGCGCGGAAGTCGGCTTCGAGTTGGACGCGGACAACGGCCGCATCGTGGCGTTCTCGGCCATCGACAACATGATGAAAGGCTCCGCGGGGCAGGCCGTCCACGCGGCGAACGTCGCGCTCGGCTTCGAGGAGTCTGCGGGCCTCGACCAACTCGGGTTGCACCCGGTGGGGAGTCCATGAGTCACGCTCACCACCAGGGGTGGTTCGCGTGACTGTAGTAGTCAAAATCGGCGGCGCCCGCGCCGTCGACCCGGCGGGCGCGGTGACCGACGTCGCGCACCTCTCGGTGAACGACGAGGACGTCGTGGTCGTCCACGGCGGGTCGACGGCGGTCGACGACGCACTGGAGATGGTCGGGAAGGAGCCCGACTACGTCGAGTCGCCGTCGGGCGTCACCGGCCGGTTCACGGACCGCGAGACGATGGACGTCTTCGAGATGGCGATGGGGAAGGTCAACACCGACCTCGTCGCGGCGTTCGAGAACGCTGGCGTGCCCGCTGTCGGCCTGAACGGCGTCGACGGGAAGCTCCTGTCGGGGCCGCGGAAGTCCGCGGTGCGCGTCGTCGAGGACGGCAAGAAGAAGATTCGTCGCGGCGAGCACTCCGGCACCATCGAAGCAGTCAACACCGACCTGCTGGAGACGCAGCTAGACGCGGGCTACGTGCCCGTGGTGTCGGTGCCGATGTTCGCGGCGGAGAGCGACGACGAGGAGGAGTGGACGGCCGTGAACGCGGACGCGGACCGCGCGGCCGCCGCGGTCGCCGGCGCGCTCGACGCGACGCTGGTCGTGTTGACCGACGTGGAGGGCGTCTACGCGGACCCCGACGACCCCGAGTCGCTCATCGAGGACGTGCTGACGCCCGAGGACCTCGACGGCGTGAAAGAGG
It encodes:
- the argH gene encoding argininosuccinate lyase — its product is MSGESDGTVVRRDRFSGGPARSFLSSMSADDRIFAADLAVDRAHVVMLAERGIVDDGEAATILSALDSVEDAGFDALPDGEDVHEAIETAVVERVGRVGGKMHTARSRNDEVATCIRCRLREDLLAALDGVLALRTALAEVAEAEAETVMPGYTHLQPAQPTTVAHWALSYEGALARDTGRLLDAFGRANESPLGAAAFAGTTFDVDRERTADLLGFDGVVANSMDASASRDFLLEAVAALSSVAVTCSGLAEDVVLFANRGFVELSDDYSSTSSIMPQKKNPDTLELVRATAGDAVGAYTSLATTLKGLPRAYNRDLQRATPHAWQAVDDVTDAVEVAAGAVATAEWPAEELEAAAGEGFSTATGVADALAAAGMPFRTAHEIVALAAEHTEDADAANSVPESHTGDGVSAVAGEHSADLVAVDAAAREVTGEPLSELADPEVVAAALDPVTNVAQRDSTGGPAPEALRDALDDVQEGIAADEAAVTDREAALVAAADDLATEVAAYE
- the lysW gene encoding lysine biosynthesis protein LysW; translated protein: MSTCPECGSDVALHDDLEVGEIVDCDTCGTELEVVDTAPPVLDRAPELSEDWGE
- the lysX gene encoding lysine biosynthesis protein LysX; translation: MRVGILYSRIRKDEKLLLGELRERGHDVEKIDVRKHGFGLDGTDAAIADCDVVVDRCLATSRSKYATEFCRHYDVPVVNSPETAAVCADKVRTSLALDDAGLPTPDTTVAFTTDSALEAIEAYGYPCVLKPVVGSWGRLMAKIDSRNAAEAVLEHKATLGHYEHKVFYIQDFVEKPGRDIRVLATDGEPVAAMTRSGDHWLTNAAKGAQTDSFEVDEEVAELVEAASDAVGGGLLGVDLMERGARSAPEGATGDDEEPGAGYTVHEVNHTVEFKALNEASDVDVPATVVDWLEDRAAAEVEVTP
- the argC gene encoding N-acetyl-gamma-glutamyl-phosphate reductase, which gives rise to MAEGTTATVVGGSGFAGGELLRLLAGHPEFEVAQATSREYANKTVGSVHPNLRDLDLRFTPPTDLDSVDVLFAAAPHGVAMDHLDEWQAAADTVVDLSADFRLESEAQYEEWYDGHSAPEHLDDAVYALPELSRGDLPGADLIAGGGCNATATILGLRPLQEAGLLDGAHVVVDVKVGSSEGGAGGGPASSHPERSGVVRPYAPTGHRHEAEIEQELGLSVSFTAHAVDMVRGASATCHVFPANGVSGGSEDSSSGVSTGDLWSAYRGTYENEPFVDIVAGGSGVYRYPEPKAVAGTNGAEVGFELDADNGRIVAFSAIDNMMKGSAGQAVHAANVALGFEESAGLDQLGLHPVGSP
- a CDS encoding acetylglutamate/acetylaminoadipate kinase → MTVVVKIGGARAVDPAGAVTDVAHLSVNDEDVVVVHGGSTAVDDALEMVGKEPDYVESPSGVTGRFTDRETMDVFEMAMGKVNTDLVAAFENAGVPAVGLNGVDGKLLSGPRKSAVRVVEDGKKKIRRGEHSGTIEAVNTDLLETQLDAGYVPVVSVPMFAAESDDEEEWTAVNADADRAAAAVAGALDATLVVLTDVEGVYADPDDPESLIEDVLTPEDLDGVKEAAEGFMTKKVLAATEALEGGAESVVVSDANRRDPIVAALEGAGTRFSPEALS